A region of Diospyros lotus cultivar Yz01 chromosome 3, ASM1463336v1, whole genome shotgun sequence DNA encodes the following proteins:
- the LOC127798467 gene encoding uncharacterized protein LOC127798467, which yields MAETPFRPREKLFEHQKYFQSIHKHTYVKGPFDKVTSVAIPVMLAASSIYLIGRGIYNMSHGIGKKE from the exons ATGGCAGAGACACCCTTCAGACCAAGAGAGAAGCTCTTCGAGCACCAAAAATATTTCCAGAGCATTCACAAGCACACGTATGTGAAAGGCCCTTTCGACAAGGTCACTTCAGTTGCCATTCCTGTAATGCTGGCTGCTTCTTCTATTTATCTCATT GGACGAGGCATCTACAATATGTCCCATGGGATTGGGAAGAAAGAATGA